From Daucus carota subsp. sativus chromosome 6, DH1 v3.0, whole genome shotgun sequence, the proteins below share one genomic window:
- the LOC108227969 gene encoding 15-cis-phytoene desaturase, chloroplastic/chromoplastic translates to MITLTFPTLSTTISASRHRRRRHLRRLIFTSRLSTTTPTSTSTSPNPNKTGVIIIGGGLSGLAAATKLTSLNIPFLLLESSDAVGGRVRTDVVDGFLLDRGFQIFITAYPEAQKLLDYESLQLQTFYSGAKVFYGNTFHTVADPLRHFSDSLPTLVNPIGNFFDKLLVAITRIKVLIKSDEEIFSSEEVSTIDLLRGIGFSECMIDRFFRPFFGGIFFDRELETTSRLFEFVFKCLAVGTNTLPANGISAIPEQLAGKLPAGSVLLNSRVCSVNVGLDSVANVELENGEVFRSENGVILAVEEPEAIRLLGRKMKGEFKEPRKTVCLYFSAEMYQIPFKDPVLYINGSGKGIVNNMFFATNVAPSYGPPGKGLVSVSLIGLFEDVSDEDLIAKVVKELSDWFGGSVVGSWRHLRTYRIGFAQPNQSPPTDLMKDPRLGPGLYMCGDYLTSATFDGALVSGKRAAEALLKDEALIKV, encoded by the coding sequence accaccatCTCCGCCTCTCGCCACCGTCGCCGCCGTCATCTCCGGCGACTCATCTTCACCTCACGACTCTCAACAACCACCCCTACCTCAACCTCCACCTCCCCAAACCCTAACAAAACCGGCGTCATCATCATCGGCGGCGGTCTCTCCGGCCTCGCCGCCGCCACAAAGCTCACCTCCCTCAACATCCCCTTCCTCCTCCTCGAATCCTCCGACGCCGTCGGCGGCCGCGTCCGCACAGACGTCGTCGACGGCTTCCTCCTGGACCGCGGCTTCCAAATATTCATCACCGCCTATCCCGAAGCTCAGAAGCTTCTAGACTACGAATCGCTACAGCTACAAACATTCTATTCCGGTGCCAAAGTATTTTACGGCAACACTTTTCACACCGTTGCTGATCCTTTACGACACTTTTCGGACTCGCTGCCGACGCTTGTCAATCCAATTGGAAATTTTTTCGATAAATTGTTGGTTGCGATTACGAGAATTAAGGTGTTGATTAAGTCTGATGAGGAGATATTTAGCAGTGAGGAAGTGAGTACTATTGATTTGCTTAGAGGAATTGGATTTTCGGAGTGTATGATTGATAGGTTTTTTCGTCCGTTTTTCGGGGGGATTTTTTTCGACAGGGAGTTGGAGACGACGTCGAGGCTTTTCGAGTTTGTGTTTAAGTGTTTGGCGGTTGGGACTAATACACTTCCGGCTAATGGCATTTCTGCGATTCCTGAACAGTTGGCGGGTAAATTGCCAGCTGGTTCGGTTTTGTTGAATTCTAGGGTTTGTTCGGTTAATGTTGGATTGGATTCTGTTGCGAATGTTGAGCTTGAGAATGGCGAGGTTTTCAGGAGTGAGAATGGAGTGATTCTTGCTGTTGAAGAACCGGAAGCGATTAGGCTTTTAGGTAGGAAGATGAAAGGGGAATTTAAGGAACCTCGGAAAACTGTTTGTTTGTATTTCTCAGCGGAAATGTACCAAATACCTTTTAAAGATCCGGTTTTGTATATAAATGGGTCGGGCAAGGGGATAGTGAATAACATGTTCTTTGCGACTAATGTGGCTCCATCCTATGGACCACCAGGGAAGGGTCTGGTATCAGTTTCACTTATCGGATTGTTTGAGGATGTTTCGGATGAGGATCTGATAGCTAAGGTTGTTAAGGAGCTTTCAGATTGGTTTGGAGGGTCAGTGGTTGGGTCATGGAGACATTTGAGAACGTATAGGATAGGGTTTGCACAGCCGAACCAGAGTCCACCCACAGACTTGATGAAGGATCCGAGATTGGGGCCCGGTTTGTACATGTGTGGGGATTATTTGACTAGTGCCACATTTGATGGAGCTTTGGTGTCGGGGAAGAGGGCAGCTGAAGCCTTGCTTAAAGATGAGGCCTTGATTAAAGTTTGA
- the LOC108226102 gene encoding L-type lectin-domain containing receptor kinase IV.2, whose protein sequence is MAITNDKPKLIGHAYYPSALQFMPNQNKGNKSSVVTFSTNFVFSINPKYPEIGGHGLTFVLLSTKQPQECRLNQYLGLPNDTSMETYSTRALAVEFDVVQNLEFMDINDNHVGIDISSLISNISKPAAYFIGNTTMSINLKSGSPFHAWIDYNNQEMLLNVTVAPLGILKPQKPLITLPIDLSTVINEYMYIGFTASTGLLSASHNILGWSFSFGGKAQDLDPSDLPSLDKSVKVIHSKGFIVGISLATVTLVILIVLGATHIIHHFRNEDDIMEDWEVEYGARRFKYSDLVAATRGFGEKHLIGSGGFGRVYKGVIPDTGLEVAIKRIAQDSRQGMREFVAEITSMGRLRHRNLVQLHGWCRRQDELHLIYDYVPNGSLDHLLFENPQQKKKLLTWEKRYNILVGVAQALLYLHEECDQIVVHRDVKPSNVLIDADLNAKLGDFGLARTYDHGLHPQTTHIVGTLGYLAPELTKTGKATTRTDVYGYGALMLELVSGRRPIEPQKNPDELVLVDWVRDLHSRGKILHAVDPTLDEYNQYEAEVVLSLGLLCSHPLADHRPSMRCVVQVLLGDASIPQLPFDIHQEAAGVITDYSMIYDKSCNPPSDGASSSQSTSFTGFDKKLVGTQVSRATF, encoded by the coding sequence ATGGCCATAACAAATGATAAACCGAAGCTCATAGGACATGCATATTATCCATCTGCTTTGCAATTCATGCCAAATCAAAATAAAGGTAACAAATCTTCTGTTGTCACCTTCAGCACCAATTTTGTGTTCTCCATTAACCCGAAGTATCCAGAGATTGGAGGCCATGGCCTCACCTTTGTTCTCTTGTCCACCAAGCAACCACAAGAATGTCGTCTAAACCAGTACTTGGGCCTTCCAAATGATACTAGCATGGAAACGTATTCCACCAGAGCACTAGCTGTTGAGTTTGATGTTGTTCAGAATCTTGAATTCATGGATATTAATGATAATCATGTTGGAATAGACATATCTAGCTTGATCTCTAACATTTCTAAGCCAGCAGCTTATTTTATAGGCAACACCACCATGTCCATTAATCTCAAGAGTGGAAGCCCATTCCATGCATGGATTGATTATAACAATCAAGAGATGCTGCTGAATGTTACCGTAGCTCCTCTTGGCATATTGAAGCCGCAAAAGCCCCTTATCACTCTTCCCATTGACCTCTCAACGgtgataaatgaatatatgtaCATCGGCTTTACTGCTTCCACGGGTTTGCTTTCAGCCAGTCATAATATCCTTGGCTGGAGCTTTAGTTTTGGTGGAAAGGCACAAGATTTAGATCCCTCTGACCTCCCCTCTCTAGATAAATCAGTAAAGGTAATTCATAGTAAAGGGTTCATTGTGGGCATCAGTTTGGCTACTGTCACTCTAGTTATCTTGATTGTATTAGGTGCTACTCACATCATACATCACTTCAGAAATGAAGATGACATTATGGAAGACTGGGAGGTGGAGTATGGTGCTCGAAGGTTCAAATATTCAGATCTCGTTGCAGCAACAAGAGGATTTGGAGAGAAACACCTTATCGGATCTGGAGGTTTTGGAAGAGTCTACAAGGGTGTCATCCCTGACACGGGGCTAGAGGTGGCAATAAAGAGAATAGCTCAAGACTCCCGCCAGGGAATGAGGGAATTTGTAGCCGAAATAACAAGCATGGGACGACTCAGGCATCGGAATTTGGTACAGCTACACGGATGGTGTCGAAGACAAGACGAGCTGCACCTTATTTACGATTATGTCCCAAATGGAAGCCTCGATCACCTACTGTTCGAAAATCCCCAGCAGAAAAAGAAGTTACTAACGTGGGAGAAAcgatataatatattagttggTGTTGCACAGGCATTACTATACCTTCACGAAGAATGTGACCAGATAGTAGTTCACAGAGATGTGAAGCCGAGCAATGTCCTAATAGATGCGGATCTTAATGCAAAGCTTGGAGATTTTGGTCTTGCAAGGACTTATGACCACGGTTTGCACCCACAGACCACTCATATCGTTGGGACACTGGGGTACCTGGCTCCTGAACTCACCAAGACAGGTAAAGCTACAACAAGAACAGACGTTTATGGCTATGGTGCACTTATGCTAGAGTTGGTTTCTGGTAGGAGGCCAATTGAGCCACAGAAGAACCCTGATGAACTGGTTTTGGTAGATTGGGTTAGGGACCTACATTCCCGGGGGAAAATACTTCATGCAGTTGATCCTACTCTAGACGAGTACAACCAATATGAAGCTGAGGTCGTGCTTAGTCTTGGCTTACTTTGCTCTCACCCTCTTGCTGATCACAGACCCAGTATGAGGTGTGTTGTGCAAGTTCTATTAGGGGATGCCAGCATTCCACAGCTACCTTTTGACATTCACCAAGAAGCCGCTGGTGTAATAACAGATTACTCAATGATATATGACAAGAGTTGTAATCCTCCGTCTGATGGGGCATCTTCATCACAAAGTACGAGCTTTACAGGCTTTGACAAGAAACTTGTTGGTACTCAGGTATCAAGGGCTACTTTTTAG